TCCTCTGTCGGGGAATTGCGCGCGTCGCTGCTGACACCCCCAAAGAACTTTCCAGGTCTCGCTTCTAGATGCCGGGTATTCCTCCGATGTCCATCCTCAACAGTCTGCGGGCGCGGCCGCGGATCATCATCTTTCTGGCCATCATCATCGGCTTGGCGGCCGTCCTGCCGCACTCGCTTCCGACCTCATCCCGGCTTTTGATGGCCTGGGATGCCGGCGCGCTCGTCTATCTCTGCCTAGTCGCCCACATGGCCTATACCGCGGATGTCGCCGTGATGCGTCGCCGTGCAGCCGTCGAGGACGATGGCGCCATCGCCATTCTGATGTTCACGATCTTCGCCAGTGTCATGAGCCTCGTGGCCATCGTCGTGGAGTTCAGCAATGTCGGAAATCTCCCGCTGGCAATCCGCAATCTCCACATCGCGCTGGCGACGGTGACCATCCTGTTCTCCTGGCTGATCGTCCATGTCAGCTTCGCGCTGCACTACGCCCATGAGTACTACGCGCGGGAGAAACACCACCCCGGCATCCGCTTCCCCTCCTCCGAAAAGGGCGAGAATTTCCAGCCGGACTATTGGGACTTCATGTATTTTGCCGCGAACCTCGGTGCGGCCGCTCAGACGTCGGATGTCGTGATCGAATCCCGCCGGATCCGCCGCCTCGTCCTCTGCCACACGATCCTGTCATTCCTGTTCAACACTGCCATTCTTGCCATGGGCGTGAATATTGCAGCCGGCGTGATCTGAGACAGATTCTGTGCGCACGCGCTAATCGATGCCGTTAACATTCGTTCGGCAAGCGCCAGGGGGCGCGCACTGGTCTCAGCAAGGCTTAGCTTCCCGGAGGTCAGGAATATCACGGACAGAAACCATGGCTGATTCGGACCTTGCAATCGAGTTTACACGCCTCCGGCAGTTGGAACATTTAGCCAAGCAACATGGAATAACCGAAGCTGAACTCTCAGCAGATGGCCAACCGGGGTCGCCTTACTTTCAAGAGGTGCTGCACGCCGCGTCGCGTTTTGCTGATGCAATTGCAAGCCTTACTCGAAATTGCGCCATTGTAAGCGATCCGGACCTCTACCGGCTGGCGCACCGGGCTCAGGAGCAAATGTCGAGCCTTTTCAGGTCGTTGGGAGAAGCTGATGTCAAAGGCCACAATAGGCCGGTCGATCGAATAGGATCAGATGAGCTGCTCATCACCGCCGAATTTGCCAACAGGGATAACCGCGCCGTAGAGCGACGGATTTCTTATCTCACGAAGGAATACCTCACCGAGATCGCGGTTAGCGACGGCGGATGGGCTCTCTTGTTCCGAGATCCGTCCGACGGACGTCTCTGGGAGCTCACCTATCCCCATGGTGAACTTCAAGGAGGTGGTCCGCGACGATTGAGCGTCATTCGCCCTGAAGACGCCGCATACCGTTACCGATTGTAGCGGCCGCTTGATGACGCGCCCTATGGTTTCAGGCATCTGTGCTGGCAATCGTTCCGCCGAGCCGCTATGTGTCGACTTGTTCCTGTTCCTTGCCGCAGGATTGGACGTCCTCCTGTGTCGGGCCGCCCTGCAGCTCCCATCCATGAGGTAAACGCGGGCGAGCGGGACGTGCCGGCTGCCTCGACCGGCGCGTTCCACCACGATCCATCCATCATCTATCTCCAGGCGGAGGAAACCTGTGAGAGATCGGCCTGCGTTCGATATCGATCGTTCCGCGCGGCGCTTCAGATGCCGCCGAAGATGACGGATGCATTCACGCCGCCAAAGCCGAAGCCGTTGGAGAGCGCATAGTTGATGGTCTTCGCGCGCGCCTGCGGTCCGATCAGGTCGAGATCGCGGGAAAGGGGGTCCCTGTGCTCGAGATTGAGCGTCGGGGGCAGGATGGAATTGCGCAGCGCCAGGATGCTGAAGATTGCCTCGACGGCGCCTGCCGCTCCCAGCAGATGGCCAGTCGCCGACTTGGTCGAGGAGATGGAAACGGGACTGGAGCCGAAGATGCGGCTTATCGCGGTAAGCTCTGCGGCATCCCCCATCGGCGTCGAGGTCGCGTGGGCATTGATATAGCCGATCTCCGCAGGGTCGATACCAGCCGCGGCAATCGCGAGCCGCATCGCGCGTTGCACACCTTCGCCGTCGGCCGGGGCCGCCGCCATGTGAAAGCCGTCCGAACTCGTGCCATAGCCTGCGAGTTCGGCCAGGGGCCTTGCACCACGGGCCAGCGCATGGTCCATCGCCTCGATGACCAGCATGCCGGCGCCTTCGCCCATGACGAAGCCGTCCCGTTGGATATCGAAGGGCCGCGAGGCCCGTTCAGGCTCATCGTTGAAATGGGTCGAAAGGGCATGGGCGGCGGCGAAACTGCCGAGGCTAACCCGCTCTATGCAGGATTCGGCGCCCCCGCAGACGGCGACGTCTGCTTCACCATTCGCGATGAGCCGTGCGCCGTCACCAATGGCCTGGACGCTCGCGGCGCAGGCCGTCACCGGCGCGCCGATGGGGCCCCGGAAACCATGCCGGATGGAGATCTGGCCCGCCGCCAGATTGACCAGGAAAGAGGGGACGGTAAAGGGCGATAACCGCCGCGGGCCCTTGGTCTGCACCGTGATCATCGCCTCGCTCATCGTCGTGAAGCCGCCGATGCCGGAGGCGATGATGGTCGCGGTGCGTTCGCGCTCGCGCTCGCTGGCGGGACGCCACCCCGCCTGATCGATCGCCTCCTCGGCAGCGCTCAGCGCGAAGAGGATGAAGGGATCCATCCGCTTCTGGTCCTTCGGGGCGACCACATGATCAGGATCATGACCCGCCTTTGGGTCCTCCGCCGTCGTCGGCACCCGCCCTCCAATCTTGGCGGCGACGTCGTAAACCATCGAATCGGGCAGCCGCCGGATGCCGGACTGACCGGCGATCAGCCTGCTCCACACGCGCTCCACGCCGCAGCCGAGCGGCGACACAAGCCCCAGACCGGTGACGACGATACGGCGTTTACTCACTGAAAACCACCTCTCTGCCCGGAAGCATTTCGCCGCGTGGCGCGAAAACTGTAATATTCGCAACTCGAGGTTTGGAATAAGGCAAAGTCGATTTCCAGAGTGTTCGCAGTCGCGAGAGATCCGGCCACCTCCCGAAAACCAGCTTCTCCATTGAACGATGTCGAGAACGCTTGCAAGTGATTGGTTTGGCGTCAAGACTGCCGACGAGCACGAGATGCGCGGGAATGAAGGCAAGATGCTGCTGCTGTCCAATCTTCTGAACAAATTCATCCGCAACGGGACCATGCATCTGACCGATGCGAACGGGAGGCAGCAGGTCTTCGGCGGCAAGGGGCCGGGGCCGGACGTTCATGTCAAGCTCCACGATAAAGCGCTTCATACCAAGCTCTTTCTCAACCCCGAGCTTCACGCCGGTGAAGCCTATATGGATGGCACGCTCACCTTCGGTGAAGGCTCCACAGTCTACGATTTCCTCTATCTGTTTTCCATCAACCGCGCTGGGCTCGGCGCCCACCAATCGCAGAAGCTCATGCGAACCCTGTGGCGTGGCTTGAAGCGGCGCCAGCAAGCCAATCCGGCGAAGGTCGCAGCCGCCAACGCACGCCATCATTACGACCTTTCAACCGATCTCTATCGCCTCTTCCTTGATGAGGGGTTGAACTACTCCTGTGCCTTCTTCGAAGACCCGGAGACGGACACCCTCGAGGAGGCACAGAGAAACAAGCTCAGGCGTATCACCACAAAGCTTAAGCTCGAGCCGGGCATGACGGTGGCCGAGATCGGCTCGGGTTGGGGCTCTTTAGCGATTGAACTGGCGAAGAGCGGTGCGCGCGTCACAGCGATCAACGTATCGCCCGAGCAACTGCGCATCGCGCGCGAGCGTGCAGAGACCGCCGGCGTCGCGGACCTGATCGATTTCCGCGAACTGGACTACCGGGCGCTGGAGGGGCGTTTCGACCGCGTCGTTTCCGTCGGGATGATGGAACATGTCGGCATCGGCCATTTCGACGACTATTTCAGCAAGATCGGGTCGCTCCTCGGCGAGGATGGCTATGCGTTCGTTCATTGCATCGGGCGCATGACACCGCCCGGCACCACCGGCCCATTTATTCGCAAATATATCTTCCCAGGTGGCTATGTGCCGGCCTTGTCGGAGGTGTTCGCGGCCACGGAGCGGGTCGGAATGTGGGTTGCGGACATGGAAGTGCTGCGTCTCCACTACTATTACACCATCAAACATTGGCGCGAGCGCTTCGAAGCGCGCCGGGGCGACGCAGCGTCCCTCTATGACGAGCGCTTCTGCCGGATGTGGGAATTCTATCTCTGCGCCGTGGAGCTCGGCTTCCTCAATGGCTCCAACATGGTGTTCCAACTGCTGTTGTCCCGGAAGCGCGATGCGGTGCCGATCGTGCGTGACTTTATGTTCAAAGAGCCTGGAACCGCTCGCGTCGCTGCAGATGGATAACATCACGGCTTCCCGCGCAGATCGAGGCGAGCGATTGCCGTGAGATCCGCCGGCACCCGGCGCGATCGGGGCCCGCACGCCTTGACGCACTCCGTTCGCCGCGTGAATTGGCGGCGGTTCAGGTCTCCTATCTTTCATCGTGGCGAAGGTGTTGAGATCAGGAGCGTCGTCCCGGCGACATGTTATTGCCGTTTGTCGAACCGAATTGGGGACCCGGCCCGGCCTTTTCCCTACCAAATTCCGATCGTCTGTCCGCTACGATCTGTGGACATACGAATTCGGGCTTGCGCTCCGCCCCGAAAAATCCTACGTCATCAGCGCCGTCGAGGCGTCGGAGCGTAGCGCAGTCCGGTTAGCGCACTAGTCTGGGGGACTAGGGGTCGTGGGTTCAAATCCCGCCGCTCCGACCAAAAGCCTCGATAAAATCAGGGGCATATTTGATTTCCTGTGGACATTGACTAGCTAGTCAAAGGCGAACAAAAGCGGCCAATGGGCGCTTGTGGGCGCACTAAACACCCATAAAAGCACCCACACTGTTTCATGGTTCGTTCTACTCACCGTCAGCCAGCCCGCCGTACGCAACCCGCAGCTTAACCATCCCCGCGGGCACGTCAGGCGGGCCAGGCGGCTTGTGGAGATCGGTGAGACAGGCGAAGCAGGGCTCGCCATTGTACCGGCTGCGCTTCATGGTTGCCATGTGACCACACGCATCCGACAAGCCTATGTCGATGAAGCGGCCCCAGAAGGCGCCCGCCATAGCGGGAAGTTGCCTCATTTGGACTGATCACACGCGGCGCATCGAGCGGCCCTTCGTCAGTCTGTCCACTATTTGGGCAGCGTGACGTCGCGTTGGCTATGGCACGCGAGGAAGTAATGCAGAGTGCGGACGGATGATTATCGCGCCAGAACCCTGAGGACCGGACTATGCCAGCCTTGCCCTTCGGGATATCGCCTGCACGCTGTTCCGGTAAGTGGGCGGGAGTAATTGCAATATCTAAAACCTTATGCTGAAAAACCTTGAAAAGATGGGGCGCCTAACGTACCGAATAGCAGTTCTCTTCGGAGAAATGAATATTAGTAAAATACTACTTCTTTATCGCTGAAGGTTTTGCAATGCCATTCGAGCCACCATTTAAACAAGGCTTTAATCCAGGAGATATCTTCTTCGGTTTGGGAACATTTACGATATGTAAATTGAAAACGTACGGCCATATCATTTCGCCCGATTTGGACCAGCAGCTACTAAACATAAAGCGGTATCTCATCAATGGAGAGAAGAAAACAAGGTTTACACCAAGTGACAATTCTGAATTCGTCGCTGGAATTTTGGAGCATGAAAAATATCGTAAGGCTACTGATCTAAGTTATCCCGATTTTATTCGATGGAGAAAGAAATCGAAATTTGGCTTGTACTGGTATACGCGTGGTGAATCAAGTGCGGCGGTGCATTTTTTTCTTGATCAAATGAATCTCAAGGCTGTTATAAAAAAGAAACATGGAGAAGATTACGTAGATGAATTGGGTGGGAAGCATAGGTCAATCACGGGCTCTGAGTTGCGATGGATTTACAGAAATCGGCATGACCCGCAAGTGCAGAAGAGTGTTCAATTTTGGCGGAACGGATTGCCCGATTATGCTCCTTGGGACGCAAGATTTTGGCAATCCCCTAGCGATTTCTACTCGTGGAAGTATTATTGGCCTCGATCTGCTAAACCACCGATAACGATACGGGCTCCCAACCCTTAGCGCTCGGCTCCCCACTGGACAATTAGTGACGTCCTGCAGGCGCCCAGGCTTCTTCCGACGCTATCCATTCTCCGCCAGGCTCCCATTGACGGCGCGCAACTGCGTCATCCCAGCGGGAACGTCAGGGGGCCCGGGCGGTTTGTGGAGATCGATGAGGTAGGCAGAGCATGGCTCCCATTGTACCGGCTGCGCTTCATGGCTCCCATCCGACGACGCGGACAATCAATGGAAGGCTCTTTCGCGAGTTGGTCGAGTGGGATTTCGGACCGGAGCGCTCCGCGAGACGAGCCAAGCGATATTTCCCGGATTGGCGGCACACATCGCAGCCCATCCGCACGGGTGGTCCGACAGCTTGTGCGCAACGATCACGGCTCATCGCACCAAAGGCTTTGAGCCGTTATGGGAAGCCAGCGACCTGCCAGGACCAATTTGCTATCCTGAGTGCACTGCTGAACGAATCTGCGGAAGATCAACCATGCTGATCGTGCGAGCGAAACTCTGGGCCCGCATCATTAAGCAGGACGTGCTCGCGCTTTGGATCGCGTCCCGGGACAGCCGTACGCCGTGGTACGCGAAGGTCGCTGCCGGCGCGGTTGCGGCCTATGCACTTAGCCCGATAGATCTCATTCCGGATTTCATCCCAGTGCTTGGCTATCTGGATGATCTCATCATCGTGCCGCTAGGCATCCTTCTGGTCATCAAGCTCATCCCGGCGCCGTTAATGGCCGAATACAGGGCTGTCGCTGCCGAGCAAAGCAAGCACACGAGCTACGGCGGCATGATCGCTATTGTGGCGCTATGGCTCGTCGCTGCCGTGCCGTTGTTCTGGTGGCTGTGGCTTTGGGTGCCTCGTTGGCTTTCGAACCAGGCGCTCTGATATGTCGCGCCGGCGATCGGTCTTGTTGCCTTCATCGGCACTGACGGTCTTCCGAGCTCATCAGGACGAGAGCGGTAACGGCCGCTGGCGCTGTGTAAGCGGAGACAACGGATGGCGTCTGCGCTGTTATCACGCCAGGGGCTGCGTTCGCACCACCTGAAGACTAGGCGGTTTTAGGGGTGGGCTCTGCGATCGCGCGTCAGTCTGCTCGCCTCCGTGCAACCCAGGCACCCCAAAACAAGCTGGAGAAGAAGCGCAAGGGAGGCTCGAAACCTGCTACGCGGAGCAAGGCAGCGACGGCTTCCTCGGAATGGGGTGGGTCGGCTCCCTGAAGAATTCTGGCGCGCTTCGCCTCCACTTCCTCGGCCTTTGCGCCCTGTTGTCGCCAACGCTCGCCCCAGGCGGCAAGGAGCAGTGGCTGGCTCGCATAAGCATAGTGATTGCCTGCGAGCACAAAGGGGGCTCCGGGCCTGAGGCGCTGGGATATGGAGCGCAGTATAGCGATTTTCGCCTCGTCACCAGGAAGATGGTGCAGCACCCCGATCAGGGTGGCAGCGTCGAAATGCTCGCTGGCGGGAAGGTCCTCGACAGTTCCAAGAACGATCTTCGTCCTATGGAGGATCCCGTGTTGCTTAAGGCGCTCGATGGCGATGTCCATCATCGGCTGGGACGGGTCAACCGCCGTAAAGCGCCATTGCGGCTCCAATGTCGCGGCGTTCAGGATCTCCTTTGCACCTCCACCGGCTCCTGCGACAAGGATTTGCGCCTCAACGCCGCTCCCGAGGGCGGCGGCGATTACACAGGAAACGAGC
This portion of the Chelatococcus sp. YT9 genome encodes:
- a CDS encoding DUF1345 domain-containing protein; the encoded protein is MSILNSLRARPRIIIFLAIIIGLAAVLPHSLPTSSRLLMAWDAGALVYLCLVAHMAYTADVAVMRRRAAVEDDGAIAILMFTIFASVMSLVAIVVEFSNVGNLPLAIRNLHIALATVTILFSWLIVHVSFALHYAHEYYAREKHHPGIRFPSSEKGENFQPDYWDFMYFAANLGAAAQTSDVVIESRRIRRLVLCHTILSFLFNTAILAMGVNIAAGVI
- a CDS encoding Imm27 family immunity protein, with product MADSDLAIEFTRLRQLEHLAKQHGITEAELSADGQPGSPYFQEVLHAASRFADAIASLTRNCAIVSDPDLYRLAHRAQEQMSSLFRSLGEADVKGHNRPVDRIGSDELLITAEFANRDNRAVERRISYLTKEYLTEIAVSDGGWALLFRDPSDGRLWELTYPHGELQGGGPRRLSVIRPEDAAYRYRL
- the fabF gene encoding beta-ketoacyl-ACP synthase II; its protein translation is MSKRRIVVTGLGLVSPLGCGVERVWSRLIAGQSGIRRLPDSMVYDVAAKIGGRVPTTAEDPKAGHDPDHVVAPKDQKRMDPFILFALSAAEEAIDQAGWRPASERERERTATIIASGIGGFTTMSEAMITVQTKGPRRLSPFTVPSFLVNLAAGQISIRHGFRGPIGAPVTACAASVQAIGDGARLIANGEADVAVCGGAESCIERVSLGSFAAAHALSTHFNDEPERASRPFDIQRDGFVMGEGAGMLVIEAMDHALARGARPLAELAGYGTSSDGFHMAAAPADGEGVQRAMRLAIAAAGIDPAEIGYINAHATSTPMGDAAELTAISRIFGSSPVSISSTKSATGHLLGAAGAVEAIFSILALRNSILPPTLNLEHRDPLSRDLDLIGPQARAKTINYALSNGFGFGGVNASVIFGGI
- a CDS encoding cyclopropane-fatty-acyl-phospholipid synthase family protein, with the translated sequence MLLLSNLLNKFIRNGTMHLTDANGRQQVFGGKGPGPDVHVKLHDKALHTKLFLNPELHAGEAYMDGTLTFGEGSTVYDFLYLFSINRAGLGAHQSQKLMRTLWRGLKRRQQANPAKVAAANARHHYDLSTDLYRLFLDEGLNYSCAFFEDPETDTLEEAQRNKLRRITTKLKLEPGMTVAEIGSGWGSLAIELAKSGARVTAINVSPEQLRIARERAETAGVADLIDFRELDYRALEGRFDRVVSVGMMEHVGIGHFDDYFSKIGSLLGEDGYAFVHCIGRMTPPGTTGPFIRKYIFPGGYVPALSEVFAATERVGMWVADMEVLRLHYYYTIKHWRERFEARRGDAASLYDERFCRMWEFYLCAVELGFLNGSNMVFQLLLSRKRDAVPIVRDFMFKEPGTARVAADG
- a CDS encoding DUF1232 domain-containing protein; its protein translation is MLIVRAKLWARIIKQDVLALWIASRDSRTPWYAKVAAGAVAAYALSPIDLIPDFIPVLGYLDDLIIVPLGILLVIKLIPAPLMAEYRAVAAEQSKHTSYGGMIAIVALWLVAAVPLFWWLWLWVPRWLSNQAL
- a CDS encoding class I SAM-dependent methyltransferase; this encodes MANPAKVIVMVASTDPVSKFDPARAGEYEQQSRVALAGYDACHELVSCVIAAALGSGVEAQILVAGAGGGAKEILNAATLEPQWRFTAVDPSQPMMDIAIERLKQHGILHRTKIVLGTVEDLPASEHFDAATLIGVLHHLPGDEAKIAILRSISQRLRPGAPFVLAGNHYAYASQPLLLAAWGERWRQQGAKAEEVEAKRARILQGADPPHSEEAVAALLRVAGFEPPLRFFSSLFWGAWVARRRAD